The following DNA comes from Deltaproteobacteria bacterium.
ACGCGCGCATCATGACGTCCGCACTGTACACCAGTCGCCCGGCGCCGCGCGGGTGCCCGGCGCCGTATGGAGGCTGTTGCGCGTAGGCGCGCCAGCGAGGCTGCGAGATGCGAGGTGAGGTCCGGCGCACGCCCGTAGCGCACGAGGGCGCGTATACACATACGGTACCGAAGGGCGCGAGGACGTACGCCGCAGATCGCCTGTAGATCGCGACCGCAGCCAGCGGCTATGCGCAACCGCCTCCTAGGCGAGCGCGCCCTCGGCGGGCGGGATGCCGCGCATGACGCGCCCGTCTCGCACGTAGGACGACCCGGCGACGGCCTTGGCCAGCTTCTTGCCGGCAGCAGCCGCCTCTGCGAGGTCGTTGAACGAGCCGACGTCGCCCGCCTCGGTCGTGACCACCGCGATCGACACGGTCATGATCGGGAACTGGCGCAGCGTGCCGAACCGGTCTTTCGTCTCGATGTAGCCGCGCTCGCGATCGGCTCGGTTGTAGTAGAGCGGGACGAGGCGATCGAACTGCTGGCAGATCGCCGTGCAGATGCGGTCCACGCGGTCCGGGGACGTGGCGAACACGAAGTCGTCGCCCGCGATGTGGCCGATGAAGTCGTCGGGACCGCCCTCGGCGTGGATCACCTCGCGGATGATGTCGCCGGTCTGGCGGATCACGCCGTCCGCCTTCGCATAGCCGTAGTAGTCGTTGAACGCCTTCAGGTTGTCGAGGTCGAGATAGCAAAATGCGTGGCGGCCGCCGCCGGCGATGCGGGCCGACAACTCGCGCTCGATGGCGCTGGCGCCCGGCAGTTGCGTCGTCGGCGACGCGCTTACGTCCCGCGCGCGGCGCTCGAGGGCGCGCTCGACGCGCGCGACCAGTTCCGACGCATCGAACGGCTTGACCATGTAGTCCTCGGCGCCGATGCGGAACGCCCGAACCTTGTCGTGGGTTTCGCTGCGCGCGGACAGGAAGATGACCGGCGCCGAGCCGACCGCCGGACTCGACCGGAGCGTTTCGGCGGTCTCGAATCCGTCGCGGTCGGGCATCATCACGTCGAGGAGCACGAGGTCGGGCCGGAACCGGCGAGCTTCGGCGACCGCCGCCGCGCCGTCTGCCGCCTCGTGGACCTTGTAGCCGGCCGCTTCGAGGACTTCGCGGCAGATCATGCGGATGGTCGGATCGTCGTCGACGACGAGCACCCGCGCGGCCTGGGCCTGCCCGGCGTCGCGGATGAGTCGCTGGCACACGGCGAGCAAGCCGTCCGCCTCGATCGGCTTGGCGATCGCTTCGTCGGCGCCCCACTCGAGCGTCGCCTCGCGGTTGGCGGCCGTGTCGACCATGAGCACGGCGGCCTTCTTCGTCTCGGGATCGTGCTTGAGGATGTCGACCAGAGCGCGGGCCTCCTGGCCGATGCTCGGCGCGTCGACGAGTACCAGCGCCGGGCGGTGTTGGCGGGCGAGGGCGATCGCCTGGTAGGTGTCGCGCGCCTCGACCACGCGGTGGCCCGCCTCCATCAGCACGCCCTTGACGATGAACGTCGTGTAGTCGTCCACACACGCGACCAGGATGGTCGACGCCAACTCCGCCGGGACCGCGGTGGCGTCGCGCGCGCGCGACACGTCCGCTTCGCGCTGCACTTCGGCGGCCGGCGCCGCGGGCAGTGTGAACACGAACTTGGTGCCGTCGTCGCGCGAGTCGACCCAGATGCGCCCTCCGTGCGCCTCGATGATCGCGCGGGAAATCGCCAGCCCCAGGCCGGTGCCGCCGACTCGCCGGCTGTCGGAGTCGCGAATCTGCTCGAACTTGTCGAACACGCGCTCGCGCGCGTCCTGGGGGATCGGCTCGCCGTTGTTGTAGACGGACACGCCGACGTGACTCGACGCGACGGACGGACCGAAGACTTCGACGTCGATGCGGCCGCGTTCGGGTGTGAACTTGATCGCGTTCGACAGCAGGTTGTTGAGGACCTGCGCGAGTCGATCGGGATCGCCGATGATGCGAATGTCGCGCGCTTCGAACTCGGCGCGCAGGTCGACGCCCTTGGCGTCCGCCGCCCCGCGATAGCGCTCGACCGCGTCGGCCGCCAGCTCGTCGAGCAGCACGTCGCGAAAGTGCATCGGCATGCCGCCGGTCTGCGACCGCGCCACGTCGAGCAGATCGTCGACGATCACGTTCAGGCGCGCGCACGAGTCGCGCGCCATTTGCAAATAGCGGCGCTGCTTCGGCAACACCGGGCCGACGTATTCTTTCAGGACGATGTCGAGCGCCCCGGTCACGGAGGTCAGCGGCGTCCGCAACTCGTGGGACACGACCGACACGAACTCGTCCTTGCGGCGATCGAGCGCCTTGGCCTCGGTGATGTCGCGCAGGACGACCACCACGCCGACGAGCCGGCCGTCGGCGGCGCGCACCGGCGACACCGTCGAGTGCAGCACCTTGTCGCCGAGCTTGAGCTCCTCGCGCAGCGTCTCGTCGGCGCCGGTGGCCGGCGCCGCAGCGGGGGTCGCGACGAGGTCGAACGGGTAGAAGCCGAGCCGCTCCTTGAGGTACTGGCGGTCGACGGCGGCGTCCGCCGGAATGCCGAGCATCGCGCGCGCGGCGGGGTTGATGCGCACGATCTCGCGGTCGGCGTCGCTGAGGATCACCCCGTCGGCCATGGTCTCGACCATGCGGTCCAGGAGGCGAATCGTGTCGTCGTGCGGGTGCAAAGATCCCCTAAACCGTAGGCGGCATCACTATTGTAGCAGGCGCCGTCGCGGTCGGGCTGTCCGGGATGTCCCAGCAACCCATGGAAACCGCACGCTTTGCGCAAAATCGGGGGATCGGGTCACCGGACGACGGTGCCCTCGAGGCGCGCGTAGACGCCGCCGTGCGCGATCAGCTCGTCATGGCTGCCGCGCTCGACGATGCGGCCGCGTACGAGCACGACGATCTCGTCCGCGCGCCGCACGGTGGACAGCCGGTGGGCGATGACGAGGCTGGTGCGCCCGGCCATCAGCTCGGCGACGCCGCGCTCGATCAGGCGCTCGGCTTCCGGGTCGACGTGTGCGGTCGCCTCGTCGAGCACGAGCACCTCCGGGTCGCGCACCAGCGCGCGCGCAAACGCGATCAGCTGGCGCTCGCCCGCGGAAAAGTTGGCGCCCCGTTCGGCCACGGGCGCGTGGATGTCCACCCCGCGGCGCGCCAGCACCCGGTCGGCGCCGACGCGCGCGAGGGCGGCTTCGACCTGCGCGTCCGTTGCGTCGGGAGCGCCGATGCGAACGTTGTCGGCGATCGTGCCCGAGAACAGGAACACGTCCTGGGACACGACGGTGACGAGGCGGCGCACGACCGGCGCGGGCAAGCGAGAGATGTCGCGCCCGCCGACGTAGATCGCGCCTCGGTCGGGGTCGTACAGGCGCGCGAGCAGCCGGATCAGCGTGGACTTGCCAGAACCGGTCGGTCCGACGACGGCCACCGTATGCCCGCGAGGGACCGCCAGCGACACGCCGCGCAACACCGGCTCGTCGGGCCGGTAGCCAAAGGTGACGTCGCGCAGCTCGATGGCGGGCGCGCCGGGCCGCGGCGGCGGGATGCGGCCGCCGGCCGCGTCGGCGTCCGGCTCGCCGGCGACCGGCGCGTCGGGTTCGTCGGTCGCCATGAGTCGATGAATGCGCTCGGTGGCGGCCATCGCCGACTGCATGACGGTGTACTTGGCCGACATGTCGCGCACCGGCACGAAGAACTTGTTGACGTACTCGATGAACGCGACGACCAGGCCGACGGTAACGCCGCCGTGGCCGATCTGCCCGGCGGCGTACCAGGCGCCGAGCGCGACCGCGACCGTGCCGATCGCCTCGACGAGCGCATACAGGGTGACGTCGGCGCGGATGGCTCCGAGATAGGCGTCTCGATGGGCCGCGTTGAGCGCATTGAATTCGGCGTGCGACTGTCGCTCGCGCGTAAACAGCTGCACGACCTTCAGGCCGTTGAGGTGCTCGGACAGGTGCGCGTTCATCGCCGCGAGCTTGACTCGGATCTCGCGGAACGACGTGCGCATCAGCCGGCGCGCGTACTCGACCACGCCAGCCAGCAGCGGCACCGTCAGCAGGGTGAGCAGCGCGAACGCCCAGTTGAGGTAGAGCATCATGCCGACGATGGCAGCGAGCTTCACGACGTCGGCGACCAGCGTCACGACGCCGGATGCGAACATTTCGTTGATGCTCTCGATGTCGGATGTCATGCGCGTGAGCAATCTGCCGACCGGCATGCGATCGAAAAACGCGGCGCGCTGGTGGAGCACGTGGCCGTACAGTTGTACGCGCAAATCGCGCATCGACCGCTGGCCGAGCAGTGTGAGCGCGTACAGCTGCGCGAACATCGCGGCCGATTGCAGCACCACCAGCGCCATGAATCCGGCGGCGACCCCCGCGAGACCTGCCGTGTCGCCCGCGAGGATGTAGTCGTCGATCGCCAGCTTGATCACGAGCGGCTGCGCCATCTCGAACGCGACCGACAGCAGCATCATCGCCATCGCGCCGACGAGGAGCAGCCAGTGCGGGCGCACGAACCCCCACACCCACCGCATCAGGCGGGCGTCGTACGCCTTGCCGAGGACCTCCTCTGGCGCGACGCCGCGTGCGGACGGGGCGGCCGGCGCGGTCACGCGACCCCCTCGGCGCCGGCGTCGGCGTCCTCGAACTCGGTGCGGTACAGGTCCGCGTACACGCCGCCGGCGGCGAGCAACTCGTCGTGGGTGCCGGTGGCGACCACGCGGCCCTCGTCGAGGACGACGATCCGGTCGGCGCGGCGGATCGCCGCGATCCGGTGCGAGATCAACACGGTCGTGCGACCGCGCATCACCTCGTCGAGCTGAGCGAGGATCTCGCGTTCGGTCTGCGCGTCGACGGACGACAGCGAGTCGTCGAGGATCAGCACGCGCGGCTCGGCCGCGATCGCGCGGGCGAGCGCGACGCGCTGCCGCTGGCCGCCCGACAGGGTGATGCCGCGCTCGCCGACGAGCGTGTCGAGCCCGTTCGGCAGCGCGGCGAGGTCGCGGTCCAGCCCCGCGGCGTGGGCGGCGCGGCGGATGCGCACGTCGTCGTTCGGATCGGCGCCCGCGTGTGCGAGGCCGTGGCGGATGTTGTCGGCGATCGTCGTCGAAAACAGGTACGCCTCCTGCGGAGCGTAGCCGATCGCGCGCCGCAGCGACGCCAGCGGCAGCGTCGTGATGTCGCGGCCGTCGAGGAAGATGTGGCCGGGCGGCGTCTCGATCAGGCGCGGCAGCGTCTCGACCAGCACCGATTTGCCCGCGCCGGTCCGGCCGACGAGCGCGGTGACACTGCCGGCCGGCAGCGCCAGCGATACGTCGTCGAGCACGCGGCGGCCGTCGACCTCGACGCTCAGATGGCGGATGTCGATGTCGCCGCGCACGTGCTCCGGCGGCAGGTCGGGGCCGGAGCCGTCGACGATGGTCGGCTCCGCGTCCAGCAGGGCGGCGAGCCGCTTCCACGCCGCGATCCCGCGCTGAAACAGCGACAGCATCCAACCGAATGCCAGCGTCGGCCACACGAGCAGCGCGAGGTACGCGTTGAACTGGACGAGCTGGCCGAGGTCGATGCGCCCATCGACATAGGCGTGGCCGCCGACGTACAGCACGACGACGACGCTCACCGAGCCGAGTCCGCCCAGCAGCGGCATGAGCTGGCCGCGCAAAAGCGTCACGCGCATGTTCTTGCGCAACAGATCGTCGGCCATGCGCGCGAATCGCCGCTCGCGTTCCGGCTCGGCCGTGTAGGCCTTGATCACGCCGATGCCGCCGAGGTCTTCCTGCACGGCGGCGGACACGCGACCGAGGTAGTCCTGCACGTCGCGGCTGGACCGGTACAGGCGGCCGGCGAACCCCCGGCCGACGAGAACCATGAGCGGGTAGGGCAACAGCGCCCACAGGGCGAGGCGGGCGTCGATGCCGAACATGAGCGCGACGCCGGTGCCGAACAGGAACGTCGTGTTGACGACGTTGAGCACGCCGGGCCCCCACATCGCCCGCACCGTCTGGACGTCTTGTGTGAGGCGCGACATCACGTCGCCGACCGGGTATCGCCGGAAAAAGGACGGCGGTTGCCGCAGCAGGTGCGCGAACAGGTCCGAGCGCAGGTCGTACTCGGCCTTGCGCGCCGCGTTGAACAGGAGGATGCGCGACGCGATGCGGAACGTCGCCTGCGCCGCGGCGAAGGCGATCATCGCGACGGCCAGCGGCGGGACGGCGTCCGACGGCGCCGGGCCGCGCAGCGCCTCGATCGTGCGCCCGAGCAGGTACGGCACGACGAGCGCGAGCGCGGAGGTCGCGACGAGTGCGGCGCAGCCCAGGGCCACCGCGCGCCGATAGCGGCGCAGGTAGGTCCAAGGAGTGCGGGAGGATGCGGCCACGATGTCGTCTATAGCCCGGATTGCCGTACGGTTGCCGGGGCCGGCCGGCGGCCGCGCGCGGCGCGCGAGCAATCCGGACGAAAACCCACGGGGTGCGTTGAAGCGCGCGACGCGCGCGCGGTAGCATCCTAACGCTCCCGAAACACACAAAAAACCGGGAAAGGCGGGACATGGCCGAGTACGAGCAGTACCTTGCGACCCTCGACTCCGATCCGAACGACGAGGCGGCGCTGCGCGCGCTCGAAAGCCTCGACAACGGTGAGCTCGATACTCCAGAGGCGGCGGTGGCGCTCGAGCGGGCGCGCGCGCAGCTGCGCGAGCGCGGGGAACTCGAAGTCGTCGCGCGGTTGTTCGACGTGGAGATCGCTGCGGTAGGGGATCGCGCCCGCAAGGCCGATCTGCTGCTGGCGAAGGGCAAGCTGTACGCCGACGACCTGCTCAATGAGCAGACCGCGGTCGAGTGTTTTCGGCAAGTGCTCGCGCTGCGCCCGGAGGACGCCGACGCCAGCGAGACGCTCGCGCAACTCGACCTGGTGCGCGACAACTGGCGCAAGATCGCCGACAAGTACGTCGACGAGGCGAAGGCGTCGACGGACCGTCAGCTCACGACGTCGCTGTACCTGTCGGCCGCCGAGATGTGGGCGCGCTACGAGCCGGAGTCGGACCAGGTCGAACGGTATCTGCGGAAGGCGCTCGAGGTCGAGCCGCGCAACCGGCGCGCGGCGTTGCACCTCGAGCGGCTGTTGCGGCGGGCCGGCCGCTGGCAGGACCTGGCGGCGCTGCTCGAGCAGCGCGCCGACGCCGCGGCCGTCAAGGAAGAGCGCAGCCAGGCGCTGCTGGCGCTCGCCGATGTCGCCAAGACCCGCCTGAACGACCCGCAGCTCGCCATCGACTGCATGAAGAAGTTGGTCGCCCAGGACCCGGCCCATCCGCGGGCGCTCGCGATGCTGGCCGACCTGTACGAAAAGGAGCAGAACTGGTCCGCGCTGGTGATGCTGTATA
Coding sequences within:
- a CDS encoding response regulator, whose product is MHPHDDTIRLLDRMVETMADGVILSDADREIVRINPAARAMLGIPADAAVDRQYLKERLGFYPFDLVATPAAAPATGADETLREELKLGDKVLHSTVSPVRAADGRLVGVVVVLRDITEAKALDRRKDEFVSVVSHELRTPLTSVTGALDIVLKEYVGPVLPKQRRYLQMARDSCARLNVIVDDLLDVARSQTGGMPMHFRDVLLDELAADAVERYRGAADAKGVDLRAEFEARDIRIIGDPDRLAQVLNNLLSNAIKFTPERGRIDVEVFGPSVASSHVGVSVYNNGEPIPQDARERVFDKFEQIRDSDSRRVGGTGLGLAISRAIIEAHGGRIWVDSRDDGTKFVFTLPAAPAAEVQREADVSRARDATAVPAELASTILVACVDDYTTFIVKGVLMEAGHRVVEARDTYQAIALARQHRPALVLVDAPSIGQEARALVDILKHDPETKKAAVLMVDTAANREATLEWGADEAIAKPIEADGLLAVCQRLIRDAGQAQAARVLVVDDDPTIRMICREVLEAAGYKVHEAADGAAAVAEARRFRPDLVLLDVMMPDRDGFETAETLRSSPAVGSAPVIFLSARSETHDKVRAFRIGAEDYMVKPFDASELVARVERALERRARDVSASPTTQLPGASAIERELSARIAGGGRHAFCYLDLDNLKAFNDYYGYAKADGVIRQTGDIIREVIHAEGGPDDFIGHIAGDDFVFATSPDRVDRICTAICQQFDRLVPLYYNRADRERGYIETKDRFGTLRQFPIMTVSIAVVTTEAGDVGSFNDLAEAAAAGKKLAKAVAGSSYVRDGRVMRGIPPAEGALA
- a CDS encoding ABC transporter ATP-binding protein; translated protein: MRWVWGFVRPHWLLLVGAMAMMLLSVAFEMAQPLVIKLAIDDYILAGDTAGLAGVAAGFMALVVLQSAAMFAQLYALTLLGQRSMRDLRVQLYGHVLHQRAAFFDRMPVGRLLTRMTSDIESINEMFASGVVTLVADVVKLAAIVGMMLYLNWAFALLTLLTVPLLAGVVEYARRLMRTSFREIRVKLAAMNAHLSEHLNGLKVVQLFTRERQSHAEFNALNAAHRDAYLGAIRADVTLYALVEAIGTVAVALGAWYAAGQIGHGGVTVGLVVAFIEYVNKFFVPVRDMSAKYTVMQSAMAATERIHRLMATDEPDAPVAGEPDADAAGGRIPPPRPGAPAIELRDVTFGYRPDEPVLRGVSLAVPRGHTVAVVGPTGSGKSTLIRLLARLYDPDRGAIYVGGRDISRLPAPVVRRLVTVVSQDVFLFSGTIADNVRIGAPDATDAQVEAALARVGADRVLARRGVDIHAPVAERGANFSAGERQLIAFARALVRDPEVLVLDEATAHVDPEAERLIERGVAELMAGRTSLVIAHRLSTVRRADEIVVLVRGRIVERGSHDELIAHGGVYARLEGTVVR
- a CDS encoding ABC transporter ATP-binding protein; amino-acid sequence: MCVSGALGCYRARVARFNAPRGFSSGLLARRARPPAGPGNRTAIRAIDDIVAASSRTPWTYLRRYRRAVALGCAALVATSALALVVPYLLGRTIEALRGPAPSDAVPPLAVAMIAFAAAQATFRIASRILLFNAARKAEYDLRSDLFAHLLRQPPSFFRRYPVGDVMSRLTQDVQTVRAMWGPGVLNVVNTTFLFGTGVALMFGIDARLALWALLPYPLMVLVGRGFAGRLYRSSRDVQDYLGRVSAAVQEDLGGIGVIKAYTAEPERERRFARMADDLLRKNMRVTLLRGQLMPLLGGLGSVSVVVVLYVGGHAYVDGRIDLGQLVQFNAYLALLVWPTLAFGWMLSLFQRGIAAWKRLAALLDAEPTIVDGSGPDLPPEHVRGDIDIRHLSVEVDGRRVLDDVSLALPAGSVTALVGRTGAGKSVLVETLPRLIETPPGHIFLDGRDITTLPLASLRRAIGYAPQEAYLFSTTIADNIRHGLAHAGADPNDDVRIRRAAHAAGLDRDLAALPNGLDTLVGERGITLSGGQRQRVALARAIAAEPRVLILDDSLSSVDAQTEREILAQLDEVMRGRTTVLISHRIAAIRRADRIVVLDEGRVVATGTHDELLAAGGVYADLYRTEFEDADAGAEGVA